The following coding sequences are from one Bradyrhizobium sp. 200 window:
- a CDS encoding DUF302 domain-containing protein, translating into MTGHLTNRLANFCASLVLALLILSVVSAARADSDDGIVRVKSAVPMAEAITRIRADIAGKGITFFMEIDQSKLAADAGIRLRPSTLLVFGNPPLGTQFITSNPNAGLDWPVRLLLTQDDNGDVWAVWTDFEWIARRHNIRDRGAQFEMATKVVGSITSTITTR; encoded by the coding sequence ATGACAGGTCATTTGACGAACCGCCTTGCGAATTTCTGCGCCTCGCTGGTGCTGGCCTTGCTGATCCTTTCCGTTGTCTCCGCAGCTCGCGCCGACAGCGATGACGGCATCGTCCGCGTCAAGAGCGCGGTGCCGATGGCGGAAGCGATCACCCGCATCAGGGCCGATATCGCCGGCAAGGGTATCACGTTCTTCATGGAGATCGACCAGTCAAAGCTCGCCGCCGACGCCGGCATCAGGCTGCGCCCCTCGACGCTGCTGGTGTTCGGCAATCCGCCGCTCGGCACCCAGTTCATTACCTCTAATCCGAACGCCGGCCTCGACTGGCCGGTTCGCCTGCTGCTGACGCAGGACGACAATGGCGACGTCTGGGCGGTGTGGACCGATTTCGAATGGATCGCCAGGCGCCACAACATCAGGGATCGCGGCGCGCAATTCGAGATGGCGACCAAGGTGGTGGGTTCGATCACTTCGACCATCACGACCAGGTAA
- a CDS encoding NAD(P)/FAD-dependent oxidoreductase produces the protein MTPEKFDVVILGGGNAGIGVTGPVRRAGMSVAMIEADLLGGTCPNRGCTPKKVLVAAGQALHEIERASIHHIAVGKPKLDWLALIDREKDMIKDIPANLARSMAKRNVEVIRGHGAFTGPNTVRVGNRELEAGHIVIATGSKPRPLPIPGADLMITSDEMLSERELPGSVIFVGGGVIALEFGHVYARAGSEVTILEALPQLLPAMDADAVAHLQAESERIGIRVRTSVSVKRIEKAKGRLRIVFSHDGAEHAAEADRVVNGAGRVANVDTLDLAVGQVEHASGRVAIDGHLRSISNSNVYVCGDAVPTSPQLSPIATYEGDIVGRNIVEGPKYSPDYASMATSVYTVPPLASVGLTEAAARQKGLAVDVHTNDMLDWFSAKTYAETVAWSKVIVDQSTDRILGAHFVGHAGQELVNIFGLAMRFGITASQIRENVYAYPTFSSDIKHMLGHG, from the coding sequence ATGACGCCTGAAAAATTCGACGTGGTCATTCTGGGTGGGGGCAATGCCGGCATCGGCGTGACCGGGCCGGTCCGGCGCGCCGGAATGTCGGTCGCGATGATCGAGGCCGATCTTCTCGGCGGCACCTGCCCGAACCGCGGCTGCACGCCCAAGAAGGTGCTGGTCGCCGCCGGCCAAGCGCTGCACGAAATCGAGCGCGCCTCCATCCATCACATCGCCGTCGGCAAGCCGAAGCTCGACTGGCTGGCGCTGATCGACCGCGAGAAGGACATGATCAAGGATATCCCGGCCAACCTCGCCCGCTCCATGGCCAAGCGCAATGTCGAGGTCATCAGGGGTCACGGTGCGTTCACCGGCCCCAACACCGTCCGCGTCGGCAATCGCGAACTCGAGGCTGGGCATATCGTGATTGCAACCGGCTCGAAGCCACGACCGCTGCCGATTCCGGGCGCCGACCTCATGATCACCTCGGACGAGATGCTGAGCGAACGTGAACTGCCCGGCTCCGTGATCTTCGTCGGCGGCGGGGTGATCGCGCTGGAATTTGGCCACGTCTATGCACGCGCCGGCTCGGAGGTGACGATTCTCGAAGCGTTGCCGCAGCTATTGCCGGCCATGGACGCCGACGCCGTCGCACATCTGCAGGCCGAGAGCGAGCGGATCGGAATCCGGGTCAGGACATCCGTCAGCGTCAAGCGAATTGAAAAGGCGAAAGGCCGCCTGCGCATCGTTTTCAGCCATGACGGCGCCGAGCATGCGGCCGAGGCCGATCGCGTCGTCAACGGTGCGGGCCGCGTCGCCAATGTCGATACGCTTGATCTCGCCGTGGGCCAGGTCGAACACGCCAGTGGCCGCGTCGCGATCGACGGCCATCTGCGCTCGATCTCCAATTCCAACGTCTATGTCTGCGGCGACGCGGTGCCCACCTCGCCGCAACTGTCGCCGATCGCGACCTATGAGGGCGACATCGTCGGCCGCAACATCGTGGAAGGTCCGAAATACAGTCCGGACTATGCCAGCATGGCGACATCCGTCTACACCGTGCCGCCGCTCGCCTCCGTCGGCCTGACGGAAGCCGCCGCCAGACAGAAGGGCCTTGCCGTCGACGTTCACACCAACGACATGCTCGACTGGTTCTCCGCGAAAACCTATGCCGAAACCGTCGCATGGTCGAAGGTGATCGTCGATCAATCGACCGACCGCATCCTCGGCGCTCATTTCGTCGGGCATGCCGGCCAGGAGCTCGTGAATATTTTCGGACTGGCGATGCGCTTCGGCATCACCGCCAGCCAGATCCGGGAAAATGTCTACGCCTATCCGACCTTTTCCTCCGACATCAAGCACATGCTCGGCCATGGCTAG
- a CDS encoding cupin domain-containing protein, with amino-acid sequence MSKSNTASHTIWQGLALAGIIAVSVTTVSTAVAGECPAGKMQPNVRPMVDHKPIGVTDVTLGSINLEKQPANIRDRELRFRKLTIEPGGIVPWHSHDDRPALIYVQQGEIVEYASNCADPIVHKAGEIRPEVAGTSHWWKNLGKETVILYVGDVRKDPHDHNM; translated from the coding sequence ATGTCCAAATCCAATACCGCGTCTCACACAATCTGGCAGGGCCTCGCACTCGCCGGAATCATTGCAGTTTCGGTTACGACGGTCTCGACCGCCGTCGCGGGCGAATGCCCGGCCGGCAAGATGCAGCCCAACGTCCGCCCTATGGTCGACCACAAGCCGATCGGCGTCACCGACGTCACGCTTGGCTCGATCAATCTCGAAAAGCAGCCGGCCAATATCCGGGATCGCGAGCTGCGCTTTCGCAAGCTGACGATCGAGCCCGGCGGTATCGTGCCCTGGCACAGCCATGATGACCGTCCCGCGCTGATCTACGTCCAGCAGGGCGAAATCGTCGAGTACGCCAGCAACTGCGCCGACCCGATCGTGCACAAGGCCGGCGAGATCAGGCCGGAAGTAGCCGGCACGTCGCACTGGTGGAAGAACCTCGGCAAGGAGACCGTCATTCTCTATGTCGGCGATGTCCGCAAGGACCCGCACGACCACAACATGTAA
- a CDS encoding MFS transporter, with product MTDISAPMKPEAMEMQGHSPGVVLRSLVIGLTAFLTVVDLFATQAILPSLTRHYNVTPAAMGFAVNASTMGMAVAGLVVGFLSPHIDRRLGILVSLVLLAIPTALLASAPDLTVFTTLRVAQGLCMASAFALTLAYLGEQCNQMDAGGAFAAYITGNVASNLIGRLVSAAVVDTLGLASNFYFFALLNLAGAVLVYFTIQRVKPMQAMAAAQSPFAATIEHWRDPALRSAFAIGFCILFAFIGTFTFVNFVLVRPPLSLGRMDLGFVYFVFAPSVVTTLFAGRAVARFGTRPAIWGALAVAALGLPLLLSSHLSRVLTGMVLVGVGTFFAQACATGFVGQAARDNRGIASGTYLACYFLGGLVGSAVLGQLFDRFGWTICVAGVGASLAIAALLTARLTLTPRSAGSPA from the coding sequence ATGACCGACATTTCCGCGCCAATGAAACCGGAAGCGATGGAAATGCAGGGCCATTCCCCCGGCGTGGTGCTGCGATCCCTCGTCATCGGCCTCACGGCGTTCTTGACCGTGGTCGATCTGTTCGCCACGCAGGCGATCCTTCCCTCGCTGACCCGGCATTACAACGTAACCCCCGCCGCGATGGGCTTTGCGGTCAATGCGAGCACCATGGGCATGGCGGTCGCAGGGCTCGTGGTCGGCTTCCTGAGCCCACACATCGACCGCCGGCTCGGCATCCTCGTCAGCCTGGTCCTGCTCGCGATCCCCACCGCGCTGCTGGCGAGCGCCCCTGACCTCACCGTGTTCACGACCCTTCGCGTCGCGCAGGGCCTCTGCATGGCCTCGGCCTTTGCGCTGACGCTGGCCTATCTCGGCGAGCAGTGCAATCAGATGGACGCGGGCGGCGCGTTCGCGGCCTATATCACCGGCAATGTCGCCAGCAATCTGATCGGACGGCTGGTGTCGGCGGCAGTCGTCGATACGCTCGGGCTGGCCTCGAACTTCTATTTCTTCGCGCTGCTCAATCTTGCCGGCGCGGTGCTGGTCTACTTCACCATCCAGCGCGTCAAGCCGATGCAGGCGATGGCCGCGGCGCAGTCGCCGTTCGCCGCAACGATCGAGCATTGGCGCGACCCGGCGCTGCGCTCGGCCTTTGCCATCGGCTTCTGCATCCTGTTCGCGTTTATCGGCACATTTACCTTCGTGAATTTCGTGCTGGTGCGCCCGCCACTGTCGCTTGGGCGGATGGATCTCGGCTTCGTCTATTTCGTGTTTGCGCCATCCGTCGTCACGACGCTGTTCGCCGGCAGGGCGGTGGCGCGCTTCGGCACGCGGCCGGCGATCTGGGGCGCGCTTGCGGTCGCCGCGTTGGGCCTGCCGCTGCTGCTGTCGTCGCATCTATCCCGAGTTCTGACCGGCATGGTGCTGGTCGGCGTCGGCACTTTCTTCGCACAGGCCTGCGCCACCGGCTTCGTAGGCCAAGCCGCCCGCGACAACCGCGGCATTGCCAGCGGAACCTATCTTGCCTGCTATTTTCTCGGCGGCCTCGTCGGCAGCGCCGTGCTGGGCCAGTTGTTCGACCGCTTCGGATGGACCATCTGCGTCGCCGGCGTCGGCGCCTCGCTGGCCATCGCAGCGCTATTGACTGCGCGACTTACCCTGACTCCTCGGTCCGCCGGGTCTCCGGCATGA
- a CDS encoding MFS transporter, with product MPLPPAPGGRPKPSRESQRGLDWFIFFLADVQTGFGPFIAVYLTTQKWTQVEIGFVLSIGGIIGLLGQMPGGAIVDAARSERLVAGLAVATIGCCALAYALWPIFPVVTAAAMLHALASCVLGPAIAAISLGLVGPFAIGERLGRNARFAALGNGSAAALMGAVGYLSSNRSVFIVTFLLAIPTLLALARIREREIDVAQSHGAVVREVPDKEATSVFHLLRQRPLLIFAGGVLLLQLANAAMLPLMAGVVTTRSSQWAPVLIAACIIVPQAIVALTSPSVGRKAQAWGRRPLLLLAFGALAIRGLLFAVVKDPYLLVAVQVFDGITAAVLSVMVPLIVADVAFGSGHFNLAQGIVGTATGIGASLSTVLAGYISDTFGSSIAFTGLAAIAALGLTVIWLFMPETRRTEESG from the coding sequence GTGCCGCTGCCGCCAGCGCCCGGCGGCAGGCCGAAGCCGTCGCGCGAAAGCCAGCGCGGCCTCGACTGGTTCATCTTCTTTCTCGCCGACGTCCAGACCGGCTTCGGTCCGTTCATTGCGGTCTATCTGACCACGCAGAAATGGACACAGGTCGAGATCGGATTCGTGCTGTCGATCGGCGGCATCATCGGCTTGCTCGGGCAGATGCCGGGCGGCGCTATCGTCGACGCCGCGCGTTCGGAGCGGCTGGTGGCGGGCCTGGCGGTCGCCACCATCGGCTGCTGCGCATTGGCCTATGCGTTATGGCCGATCTTTCCGGTGGTGACTGCGGCGGCGATGCTGCATGCGCTCGCGAGTTGCGTGCTCGGTCCGGCGATTGCGGCGATCAGCCTCGGCCTGGTCGGGCCGTTCGCGATCGGGGAGCGGCTCGGGCGCAACGCCCGCTTCGCAGCGCTTGGCAACGGCTCGGCGGCGGCGCTGATGGGCGCGGTTGGCTATCTGTCGTCGAACAGGTCTGTGTTTATCGTTACCTTTCTTCTGGCCATTCCGACATTGCTGGCGCTCGCCCGGATCCGCGAGCGGGAGATCGACGTGGCGCAATCCCATGGCGCCGTGGTGCGGGAGGTTCCCGATAAGGAGGCCACCAGTGTCTTCCATCTGCTGCGCCAACGTCCGCTGCTGATCTTTGCCGGCGGTGTGCTGCTGCTTCAGCTCGCGAACGCCGCCATGCTGCCGCTGATGGCCGGCGTCGTCACCACGCGGTCGAGCCAATGGGCGCCGGTGCTGATTGCGGCCTGCATCATCGTGCCGCAGGCCATCGTCGCGCTGACCTCGCCCTCGGTCGGCCGAAAGGCGCAGGCGTGGGGGAGGCGGCCGCTGCTGCTGCTGGCGTTCGGCGCACTGGCGATCCGCGGGCTGCTGTTTGCGGTCGTCAAGGATCCCTATCTCCTGGTCGCCGTGCAGGTGTTCGACGGCATCACCGCGGCGGTGCTCAGCGTGATGGTGCCGCTGATCGTGGCCGATGTCGCCTTCGGAAGCGGTCACTTCAATCTGGCGCAAGGCATCGTCGGCACCGCGACCGGCATCGGCGCGTCATTGAGCACGGTGCTGGCGGGCTATATCAGCGACACCTTCGGCAGCAGCATCGCGTTCACCGGCTTGGCCGCGATCGCAGCCCTCGGCTTGACGGTGATCTGGTTGTTCATGCCGGAGACCCGGCGGACCGAGGAGTCAGGGTAA
- a CDS encoding PRC-barrel domain-containing protein: MRIGILVLFLIAGLAGSPPAAAAEDTGATQGSRTARQDAAKEPPPPPPSVTVIGARDAHGILGREVRSAANENMGRIVDVIVDREGNVRAAVIDFGGFLGVGSRKIVVDWGALRFGGVANKRDSITLELNKAQVAAAPEYKEDAPVIVLGAAGRLQPWDFDH; the protein is encoded by the coding sequence ATGCGCATTGGTATTCTCGTTCTGTTTCTGATCGCAGGATTAGCCGGCAGCCCGCCGGCTGCTGCGGCGGAGGACACCGGCGCGACGCAAGGTAGCCGCACCGCGCGGCAGGATGCCGCAAAGGAGCCCCCGCCGCCGCCGCCGTCGGTCACGGTCATTGGCGCCAGGGATGCTCACGGCATTCTCGGCCGCGAAGTTCGTAGCGCGGCGAACGAAAATATGGGCCGCATCGTCGATGTGATCGTGGATCGTGAGGGCAACGTGCGCGCGGCGGTGATCGATTTCGGCGGTTTTCTCGGCGTCGGCAGCCGGAAGATCGTTGTCGACTGGGGCGCGCTGCGTTTCGGCGGCGTCGCCAACAAGCGTGACAGCATCACGCTTGAGCTGAACAAAGCCCAGGTGGCGGCAGCGCCCGAATACAAGGAGGACGCGCCGGTCATCGTTCTCGGTGCGGCCGGCCGGCTGCAGCCGTGGGATTTCGATCACTAG
- a CDS encoding amylo-alpha-1,6-glucosidase: MTAEVTQLVSIEAAEHVAESSFYIPMTGPATRPRCTLKHDDTFIVLDSHGDIGASAGGPDGLFNADTRYLARLEMVLDEVQPLLLGTNLRDDNSALTVDLTNSDVYRNGRLALQKDTLHIVRSIFLWRGTAYQRIALQNHGDRPASFDLTLLFDNDFADLFEVRGERRPRRGIGSSRLLGPADVVLEYNGLDGQTRITALHFEPRPTRLAVHSATYHFELAPKEVIALFVAVSCNKPIMQKPIPFYRGLLAHRREMRRLTSGAASIETSNDIFNEVLCQAMADLNMLMTETPQGRYPYAGIPWYSTTFGRDGLITALQMLWVDPRIAQGVLRRLAFFQAKTTDPLADAEPGKILHEMRGGEMAALREVPFAQYYGSVDSTSLFVLLAGLYVERTGDEATLAELWPAIEAALQWIDGPGDPDKDGFVEYQRATEQGLANQGWKDSFDAIFHADGQLAEGYIALAEVQGYVFAGKRLAARCARRLGLIDQAARLESEALLLAERFEEAFWCEELGTYAVALDGAKRPCKVRTSNAGQLLFTGIVRTDRARRVAADLMSHKFFSGWGIRTVARGEARYNPMSYHDGSIWPHDNALIALGFARYGLKHSVAHLFKALFDAASYMDLRRLPELFCGFRRERRRGPVLYPVACAPQAWASATPFTLLEAALGLEFDAARGEIRLRDPRLPEFLNEVLLRDLRLGPSSVDLRVRRHGDEVSLEVVRTRGQIQVSIVLTH; the protein is encoded by the coding sequence ATGACAGCCGAAGTCACCCAACTGGTCAGCATCGAGGCTGCCGAACACGTCGCGGAATCGTCGTTCTACATCCCGATGACGGGACCGGCGACGCGGCCGCGCTGCACACTCAAGCACGACGACACCTTCATCGTGCTGGACAGTCATGGCGATATCGGTGCCTCTGCAGGCGGGCCCGACGGTCTGTTCAACGCCGATACGCGTTATCTCGCCCGGCTGGAGATGGTGCTCGACGAAGTCCAGCCGCTGTTGCTCGGCACCAATCTGCGCGACGACAATTCGGCGCTGACCGTCGATCTGACCAATTCCGATGTCTACCGCAACGGCAGGCTGGCGCTGCAGAAGGACACGCTGCACATCGTGCGCTCGATTTTCCTGTGGCGCGGCACGGCCTACCAGCGCATCGCCCTGCAAAATCACGGCGACCGGCCCGCGAGCTTCGACCTGACGCTGCTGTTCGACAATGATTTTGCTGATTTGTTCGAGGTGCGCGGTGAGCGGCGGCCGCGCCGGGGAATAGGCTCCAGCCGGTTGCTCGGCCCCGCCGATGTCGTGCTGGAGTATAACGGGCTCGATGGCCAGACCCGCATTACCGCCTTGCATTTCGAGCCGCGGCCGACACGGCTCGCCGTCCACTCGGCGACCTATCATTTCGAGCTGGCACCCAAGGAAGTGATCGCATTGTTCGTCGCGGTATCCTGCAACAAGCCGATCATGCAGAAGCCGATACCGTTCTACCGCGGCCTGTTGGCACACCGTCGCGAGATGCGGCGCTTGACGAGCGGCGCGGCCAGCATCGAGACGTCGAACGATATCTTCAACGAGGTGCTGTGCCAGGCGATGGCCGACCTCAACATGCTGATGACCGAAACGCCGCAGGGGCGGTATCCCTATGCGGGCATTCCCTGGTATTCGACCACGTTCGGCCGCGACGGGTTGATCACCGCGCTGCAGATGCTGTGGGTCGATCCGCGCATCGCCCAGGGCGTGCTGCGGCGGCTCGCTTTCTTCCAGGCCAAGACCACCGATCCGCTGGCCGACGCCGAGCCCGGCAAGATCCTGCACGAGATGCGCGGCGGCGAGATGGCCGCGCTGCGCGAGGTGCCGTTCGCGCAGTATTACGGCAGCGTCGATTCGACCTCGCTGTTCGTTCTGCTGGCTGGTCTTTATGTCGAACGCACCGGCGACGAGGCGACGCTGGCCGAGCTGTGGCCGGCGATCGAAGCGGCGTTGCAATGGATCGACGGCCCCGGCGATCCCGACAAGGACGGATTCGTCGAATACCAGCGCGCCACCGAGCAGGGGCTTGCCAACCAGGGCTGGAAGGATTCCTTCGACGCGATCTTTCATGCCGATGGGCAACTCGCCGAAGGCTATATCGCGCTGGCGGAGGTTCAGGGATATGTGTTTGCCGGCAAGCGGCTGGCGGCGCGTTGCGCCCGGCGGCTGGGATTGATCGATCAGGCGGCGAGACTCGAATCCGAAGCCCTGCTCCTTGCCGAGCGCTTCGAAGAGGCGTTCTGGTGCGAGGAACTCGGGACCTATGCGGTCGCGCTCGACGGCGCCAAGCGGCCGTGCAAGGTGCGAACCTCGAATGCCGGCCAGCTTCTCTTCACCGGCATCGTTCGAACCGACCGTGCGCGGCGGGTTGCGGCCGATCTGATGAGCCACAAATTCTTTTCGGGATGGGGCATCCGCACCGTGGCGCGCGGCGAAGCCCGTTACAACCCGATGTCCTATCATGATGGATCGATCTGGCCGCACGACAATGCGCTGATCGCGCTCGGTTTCGCGCGCTATGGCCTGAAGCATTCGGTGGCGCATCTGTTCAAGGCGCTGTTCGACGCCGCGAGCTACATGGACCTGCGGCGGCTGCCGGAATTGTTCTGCGGATTCCGACGCGAGAGGCGGCGCGGACCGGTGCTCTATCCCGTCGCCTGCGCGCCGCAGGCCTGGGCCAGCGCAACGCCCTTCACGCTGCTGGAAGCGGCGCTCGGCCTCGAATTCGATGCCGCGCGCGGCGAGATCCGTCTGCGCGATCCGCGCCTGCCGGAATTCCTCAACGAGGTGCTGTTGCGCGATCTGCGTCTCGGACCGTCCAGCGTCGACTTAAGGGTCCGCCGCCACGGCGACGAAGTGTCGCTTGAGGTCGTGCGAACCCGCGGCCAGATTCAGGTTTCGATCGTATTGACGCACTAG
- a CDS encoding ABC transporter ATP-binding protein, whose translation MDNLSGYVRRPFPFVLRYLRRRRAAHVVILSAVIAAVACSVGTQYGVKNLVDSLTAGSSHASSVWLAFAFLMSLIAADNLLWRVASWTASFTFVGVTGDLRRDMFRHLTGHAPSYFSDRLPGMLTSRITATSNAVFTVENMFVWNVLPPCIATVSAILLIGTVSLAMSAGLIVIAGIMLMAMFHLAAAGKPLHDDFADKAAAVDGEMVDVISNLPLVRAFCGLSYEHDRFDATVERELDARGRSLRYLEKLRLLHAVVTIALTIALLAWVITLWQHGAATTGDVVLVCTLGLSILSATRDLAVALVDVTQHVARLTEAIATLLLPHELKDHPEAEPLVRSGAAVAYNNVGFHYPGGVQVFEKFSLRIQPGQRVGLVGHSGGGKSSLFALLQRFYDVQRGSITIDGQDIARVTQQSLREAISVVPQDISLFHRSIMENIRYGRPNATDDEVLRAAIAARCDFIENLPEGMATMVGDRGIKVSGGQRQRIAIARAFLKDAPILLLDEATASLDSESEEAIREALSRLMRGRTVIAIAHRLATLRNFDRVVVLQGGRIIEDGPPDILVQGRGPYRELVARELGRLATHAA comes from the coding sequence ATGGACAATCTTTCAGGGTATGTGCGACGGCCGTTTCCATTCGTCCTGCGCTATCTGCGCCGGCGTCGCGCGGCTCATGTGGTCATCTTGTCTGCCGTTATTGCAGCAGTTGCCTGCTCGGTGGGCACGCAATACGGCGTGAAGAATCTGGTCGACAGCCTGACGGCCGGTTCGTCGCACGCGAGCAGCGTATGGCTGGCATTCGCTTTTCTCATGTCGCTGATCGCAGCAGATAATCTGCTGTGGCGGGTCGCAAGCTGGACGGCGAGTTTTACCTTTGTCGGCGTCACCGGCGATCTCCGCCGCGACATGTTCCGCCATCTGACCGGTCACGCCCCGAGCTACTTCTCCGATCGGCTGCCGGGTATGCTGACCAGCCGCATCACTGCGACATCCAATGCGGTATTCACCGTTGAAAACATGTTCGTCTGGAATGTGTTGCCGCCGTGCATCGCGACTGTGTCCGCGATACTGCTGATAGGAACCGTCAGCCTGGCGATGTCCGCCGGGTTGATCGTCATCGCAGGTATCATGCTGATGGCGATGTTTCACCTCGCCGCGGCGGGCAAGCCGCTGCATGACGATTTCGCCGACAAGGCGGCCGCGGTGGACGGCGAGATGGTCGACGTCATCAGCAACCTGCCGCTGGTTCGCGCCTTCTGCGGCCTGAGCTACGAGCATGACCGCTTCGACGCCACCGTCGAGCGGGAACTCGACGCCCGTGGGCGCAGCCTGCGCTATCTCGAGAAGCTGCGGCTTCTTCACGCTGTCGTGACAATCGCGCTGACGATCGCGCTGCTGGCGTGGGTCATCACGCTCTGGCAACACGGCGCGGCGACCACCGGCGACGTCGTGCTGGTCTGTACGCTCGGGCTTTCGATCCTGAGCGCGACGCGCGATCTTGCGGTGGCGCTGGTCGACGTGACCCAGCACGTCGCCCGTCTGACCGAAGCGATCGCGACCCTGCTGCTGCCGCACGAGCTGAAGGATCATCCCGAGGCCGAGCCGCTGGTGCGCAGCGGCGCCGCCGTCGCCTACAACAATGTCGGCTTCCATTACCCCGGCGGCGTTCAGGTGTTCGAGAAGTTCTCCTTGCGCATTCAGCCGGGACAGCGGGTCGGGTTGGTCGGACACTCCGGCGGCGGAAAATCCAGCCTGTTCGCGCTGCTGCAGCGGTTCTACGACGTCCAGCGCGGCAGCATCACGATCGACGGCCAGGACATCGCGCGGGTGACGCAGCAAAGCCTGCGCGAGGCGATCTCGGTGGTGCCGCAAGACATCTCGCTGTTCCACCGCTCGATCATGGAAAACATCCGCTACGGACGGCCGAACGCGACCGACGACGAGGTGTTGCGCGCGGCGATTGCGGCGCGTTGCGATTTCATCGAGAATCTTCCCGAGGGCATGGCGACCATGGTCGGCGATCGCGGGATCAAGGTCTCCGGCGGGCAGCGGCAGCGGATCGCCATCGCGCGCGCCTTCCTGAAGGACGCGCCGATCCTGTTGCTGGATGAAGCGACCGCTTCGCTCGACAGCGAATCCGAAGAGGCGATCCGCGAGGCGCTGTCGCGGCTGATGCGCGGACGCACCGTGATTGCCATCGCCCATCGTCTCGCCACCTTGCGCAATTTCGACCGCGTGGTGGTGCTGCAGGGCGGGCGGATCATCGAAGATGGACCGCCGGATATTCTCGTGCAGGGAAGGGGCCCTTACCGCGAGCTGGTGGCGCGCGAACTCGGCCGTCTCGCCACCCATGCGGCCTGA
- a CDS encoding glycosyltransferase family 4 protein, whose amino-acid sequence MRIAQVAPLTEAVPPKLYGGTERVVHWLTEELVALGHEVTLFASGDSRTSAKLDATWPKALRLDGSVRDPNALHMVMLERVRQKCDDEEFDFLHFHLDYYPFSLFYRQPTPFLTTLHGRLDLPEHQPVFSTFSKVPVISISNAQRRPVPQANWVRTIHHGLPENLLTPQPVQPSYLAVLGRIAPEKGVDRAIRIATRCGIPLKIAAKVDRADQEYYDELISPLIKASPLVEFIGEISDREKSDFLSGAIGLLVPIDWPEPFGLVMIEAMACGTPVLAYNRGSVPEIIDPGLTGFVVEDETSAVAVVDRLATLDRTAIRKQFETRFTARRMALDYLAAYRGLVEEAEPRIKLVSSAE is encoded by the coding sequence ATGCGCATCGCGCAGGTCGCCCCGCTGACGGAGGCTGTCCCCCCCAAACTGTACGGCGGCACCGAGCGGGTGGTGCACTGGCTGACCGAGGAACTTGTGGCATTGGGACACGAGGTCACGCTGTTCGCCAGCGGCGATTCACGCACCTCGGCGAAACTCGACGCCACGTGGCCGAAAGCACTGCGCCTCGACGGCTCGGTGCGGGATCCCAATGCGCTGCATATGGTGATGCTGGAGCGTGTGCGGCAGAAATGCGACGATGAAGAGTTCGATTTTCTGCACTTTCATCTCGACTATTATCCATTCTCGCTGTTCTACCGGCAGCCGACGCCGTTCCTGACCACCCTGCACGGCAGGCTCGACCTGCCGGAGCATCAGCCGGTATTCAGTACCTTCTCCAAGGTTCCGGTGATCTCGATCTCCAACGCACAGCGCCGCCCGGTGCCACAGGCCAACTGGGTGCGCACCATCCACCATGGATTGCCGGAGAATTTGCTGACGCCGCAACCGGTGCAGCCGTCCTATCTCGCCGTGCTGGGGCGGATCGCGCCCGAGAAGGGCGTGGATCGCGCCATCCGCATCGCCACCCGGTGCGGCATTCCGCTCAAGATCGCCGCCAAGGTCGATCGCGCCGACCAGGAATATTACGACGAGTTGATCTCCCCGCTCATCAAGGCCAGTCCGCTGGTCGAATTTATCGGCGAGATCAGCGACCGCGAAAAGTCCGATTTCCTCAGCGGCGCGATCGGCCTGTTGGTCCCGATCGACTGGCCGGAGCCGTTCGGCCTCGTGATGATCGAAGCCATGGCTTGCGGCACGCCGGTCCTTGCCTATAACCGCGGTTCAGTCCCGGAGATCATCGACCCCGGCCTGACCGGCTTCGTCGTGGAAGACGAGACCAGCGCCGTTGCCGTGGTCGATCGCCTTGCCACGCTGGACCGGACCGCCATCCGCAAGCAATTCGAAACGCGCTTCACCGCGCGCCGCATGGCGCTCGACTATCTCGCCGCGTATCGCGGCCTGGTGGAAGAAGCCGAGCCGCGCATCAAGCTGGTCAGCAGCGCGGAATAG